gcatagcttttagagagattgctctttccccatggtagggttaagcgcgtgggaattctcttgagctagggcttaccgggtatattggtttatttcatgtcttgcattattcatgaaaaatgtgttttgaactctcacttagatgattcatcatctaatttggactttgtccctggaatattcaaacgttccaggtgaaggcagcggtgcaaaagggaaaggaatcgtcgaggagtgacggcgattagcggatagtttacattatgtcttttcagttatgttatttacttttaaaaacgtcatgtaaacgttggtgcaactttatatataaataaagtggttttggttatgacctgttgaggtttcgatctagcttccgcatttgtgttggtgaacctgtcttggtttattaatggttcatagttgatatactgagaatgtgtaacgggatcttcgggaaatggtttttgtgttggatttttgtttgaaaaaaaatttatccccggaatcttacgttacgttaacgctcctgagaattggggtgttacactaggTTTACGTTCATTTGAAACCAACACGAGTTGGGTTTAGATGAATTCAACATTTATGAATATAGAATTCAACCTTTAAGATCAATTCAAGCTTCACCAAATATGTAATATTCAAGGTGTAATCAATCTTGTTAAAATATTCCAAAagtattgttaaaaaataaattttgcatcttataaatcttttatatattatttttaatctttctatattttcttattagCTATTTAGGTTAGtcacataaattatatatacccATCTATCATGTCAATCACAAGATTGTagaataaaatacaatatttcattttaatattttctctttaatttcttcttttatcttttcGAACAATGTGTTAGAGCTATGTTTCTTCTATCATTGCCGTATCAAAGCTTCCATCATTTTCAACATGGTATTAAGCCCAATTTCTctaacatggtattagagccacggATCATAACCATTCAAATTTGTAAATCTCACTTCTAATGATAAGCTTATCACCCATGAGTTAAGCCTTCTGATCAATATCAAGACAATACTTTGTTAGTATTCGAGCAAGATCTTGTCTTAAATAGTTTAAGCTTCTCGTTTGTATCAACATTTTTTGTATAGCATCAACATCTTTTTCCCCTACAAAACTTTTTCCTATTGGGGTGTCTTAAGAGCTTCTccaacagttttttttttttttggtcttttaatcttctttaagaacaaaaatttcatttcttcttttcttgaacAAGATTGACTCCTTCAAAACTATCTTTAATCAACATTTTTATCAGTTGCTTCTAAAATATTGAACAACATGGATGCCCCAACAATTTAGTGGTGagcacaacaacaacaacaatttagTAGCAAAGATGGAATAAAACTCTCTATTAGTCTTACATGCTAACTACAAGATcttaattagcaaaaaaaaaaaaaaaaactacaagaTCTAGTATATTAACTAAGTGCATGACTTCTCTTTATCACAAATTACATCTTCAGGGAGCTTCTCAAGATTTCTGATGACAAGTTTGGACTACAAAGAGGTGAGGTAATCACATTGCCATGTGAGACGTCATATGGCACATGTTGCCATGCTAATTCAACAAGTTTTGGCAAAAGACTTATAGAATGTTTGTTTCCACCAATAAAAGTGGGTAGTCATTAGTTTCTCTCCATCAAGAAGGAAACGGTAATTGTTAGTCTATGACTGCTGAAACCTGTGTGGTTTCTGAATCCTGATAATGCGTATGTTGAAAGTATGTCCTAAGTAAATATTTAACTgtaaatcttatatatatatatatgtctacaTCATACCTTTCCATTTTTGTCTCTTAAGAAACATGGCCCAGTAATGAAGGAAAAGGCAATTCATGGTTGGCGATGATGGATCTAATTTCACCGtggtttatttaaagaaattatGTGAGAGACCAGAGAATTTCCATTGACATTACCCTTGTTAGATCATTTCCATATTCTTTTCTCCTATAGTGACAACTATTGCAATGCGAAGGCTTTTCAAGCACAAAAACTCATCCGAGATGACCAAAAAATTTGTAGATTAACCACGAACTCAGTTTAATGTCTTATAGATTGGATGAAGATGCTGGGGAGGGAGTAACATAATATAATCTTACAAGATAAATGATATCTTCACACTCATATTCTAAATAATCTTCAACACATTATATACAAATTTACTCACACATCCCCATCCAACTAAGAGAGACAAAGCATCCAGAAAATATGGATACATGATCCCTTAATTTGTGGGATCCCATAAAAAACCTGGTAATATCAAACCTAGAAAATGAAGCTTAAAGTAAAGGAAAGAGGCTCAAGGAAAATTAGAACAAAATGAGAGGTTTAGATACGATCATTAATCAGGTGGTAGTGGTATCTATACATGGAGTATGTACACTCAGAAATTAGTAGTACATTTCAAGGGATTAGTGACATCAAGAACAATATTCAGTGATCATCGGGCAAATAATAACAAGGTACTTCAACATAACAGAACCATCCTTAGCCTTTAAACAATCTTAGAATATGACATAGTGGGACCTCAATGGTACTGCGAAACAGTACTACCTCGGCCAATTGATTCTTTCTCAATCACATTATGTTAGCAGAATCAGTAGCTTGATATACATTCTTGGAATATTTCCTCAGCAGTTTAGGTACTTTTCAAGATAATCATTATCTTCTACaatctatataattttttgcttaATCTAACATTGCCTCCTGAGTCTATTAGAGTCGTACTGTCCTCAAAACTAATATGTTTGTGGCACTCATAATATGCCTTATTTTCCTTCCCATTGGCGCATAAATTGCAGACAGTTAACAATTATGCCCAAAAGCAtagggtaaattatataaaacccCCTTGCACTTAGGGTTGCACTTAGGGTTATGTGCAAGTTACCCCCTGTGCTtttgattgtaacaaaaaaCCTCCTTACACATTTTATTTGTTGCAATTAACAACAACAGTTACTAAAATTTAACACTGTTAACTCAAATGTATGCAGCTCACGTGTGTAATTATATCAACCAAAATCAACCGCCCAAATCCCTAACCCACCCCAAAATCAAACCCAAAATCACCATTGTCGCTAGTCACCATTGTCGCCAGCCACCCACCCATCTGtataaagttataaatttgtattattttatcttttcttgttttcttacCACCCATCTGTTCCTCTCGACGGCTGAATATCCTCATGCTGGTTATTTGGTCTGCTGGTTACTGCTGAGAACATGGAGACCTACAGGATGAAGATATCACTGCAACCACAGAATTAATTTTGCCTAAATATTTTGCAATAATTTTGCCAAAAATTCATTATAacagatttatatatattactttcAAACATTTCAAACAGAACCCATAGTGCCCTAAGACATTTCAAATAGAACCCACAGTGCCCTAAGACATTTCAAACAAAACCCAGTGTCATTAACAGATAAATTATCACTTTCAAACATTTTCAAACACATCTATAATTCAACAAACTAGAATTCAACAGTCAAAAAACCCTCTAATTACAACACTTAAAATGCCAATTACAGCGCATTTATGCTTAACAGCATAAAAAAAACTACACCCTGCACAAAAACTACGCCCTACACTAAAGTGCTTCCTTTCCTTCTTGATATTTGTtatggctttttttttttctctttgtgatccttttcttgttcttacaTGAAGAGGATGCTGCATAAAACATGGACTGTTGTGATGGGGTTGGGGCTGTAAAGGATGCTGCATAAAACATTGACTGCTGTGATGGGGTTGGGGCTGTAGAGCCCACAATGCCctaagataaaaagaaaaatataatagatgTTAGCAGTTATGTTTATACATAAATTACATGTTAATGGTATTATATATGGAACCAAATGACATACACTCTCTTGACTGGCTCGAGGAGTGGCCTTTTggttcttcttccttattttcctaTTCGGGTTAACTACGCCCTTGCATCCTCTAGCATTATGGCCCACTGCACCACAATTCCCACACTTAAGAGACTGCCCTTTCCTACTAACTCGATAAGGGTTGATTGGTTCATCTGCAGCCTTCTTCCTAGCCTTCTTTGGTCTCCCAGGTCCATTGTTGTACTTTGGTGCAACAAGTGGGTTTTGATTAGTTTTAGGCCAATCTTCCTCCCCTGGTATTGGGTCTATGTTATGTGCATAGGCTTTTCGAAATGTCTCCATGGAGTAATAAGGATGAACAAAATCTTCAGGAACCAATCTCATCTTGTAGATGCAAGCCACTGCATGGGAACACGGAATACCAGTAAGATCCCATTGCCTACAAGTACAAGTCTTTTGATTCAAGTCAACTAACTTCCTAGTTCTCCATGCATTCTCCACCTCGAACCTACCATCTCCACAGGGAACAATAATCCATTCCGAGGCCTGCTTCTTCACCATCTCTAGCTTGGTTTGTATTCGAGGACGGATTGGCCCTTTGTAGTTAATCATCCCTTCCCTCTTTGCAATGAACCTGTTCATCAACATTCTTCTTATAGTCTCACACAATGTCAATATTGGTTTATCCCATGCCTCAAGTATAAAGGAATTGAAGGTTTCAGCCAGGTTGTTGTGTAGCATATCTGACTTTGCCCTGGGATCGAATGCATGCCTACTCCACATCCACGGTTGTAACTTATTTCTCAGCCAAGATTCTGCATGACAATCAAGATTCTTAATTCGAGCCATATGAGACTCAAAATCATGTGTTGTTGATGCCCTTGCTGCATTCCATAGCTCATCCTTCAAacttttgcctttaaattccaGCTTGAAATTGGCATACAAATGGCGTACGCAAAACCTATGCTCACACCCATATTCCTTTAGAACATACTCCAATCCCTACAATAAAAGTAACATCATTAGATTACGACactaagattttaaaaaaaataaagtaactAGTAAATGAGAGAAGTTCACAATTTCTTACCTTTTGCTTGTCTGACATTATGACCCATCCTTTGTCATCAAATGTCCTAATATCCCCCAACAATAATTTCATAAACCATTGCCAACTATCCTTTGTTTCAGCTTCAACAATAGCAAATGCTATGGGGTACATATTTTCATTACCATCTTTTGCAATCGCACATAACAGTTGGCCCCCAAACCGACCTTTCAAAAAACACCCATCTACGCACACGATTGGCCTGCATGCGGCTAAGAAGCCCTTCTTGCATGCATGAAGGCAGACATACATTCTTTGGAAAACACGCATATTTGATTGCACCATCATTGTTCTCCCAGGATGGTGTTTTCTTATTGCAGCACAATAGTCCCAAACCTTAGCAAATTGTCCCAAATTAATACCCTCAATTTGAGCAATCGCCTGCTTCTTCGCTCGATATGCTTTGAATCTAGATACCTCAACATTATGGTCTCTTTGCACTTGATTAGCAAAGGCAGAGGTCTTCCAATCTGGTTGGTCTCTTATGTTGTCTATGTATTTGTTGACATACATGATGCAGTGACCCTAGAATTGTTTCTCATCCACCCACAATTATGCACAGGATCATGGAAGCTCTTTATTTGAAAAGCATCATTCTCTTGTGTAGGTGAAGCATGTATTCTCCACCCACACTTGTTCACACATTCCACTGTAATCCGAGCCCTTTCATTGTTTATGAATCTAAACTCAATCCAATTGTCAATACCATATTGCTTTAATGCTTTCCTATACACTCTGAAATCTGCAAACTTCGttccaactttgagctcaatTGGTCTCTGCATGTCAGTTTTCTCATTAAATTCTGGGAATCTAGGTTGACACCATTCTTCATCAGACCCATTCATACTTAGCAACTCATCACTATCTTCGTAATCCGAAGTAGTCAACCTAGGTGTCTCAGCTAATATCCTAGATGTTCCAACACCGAAACTAGCAAGTGcactattaaaatttagtggaTCAGTATTTTCAGTACCACCTCCAAAACCTTTCTCACAAAACAAATCAGCAACATCACCATCACTATCGTGGAAATCACATCCGGCTAAATTTATTTGTTGCTCATCTGATTCACTATCACCCTTATCCTGTGCTACTCGAATCGGCACATCCATAATTAACTCATGCTGCTCAAGTCTCATAATACAATCTACTATGCTCAACATTAATCTGAGAGAGATAGAGGCGGTCATAAATTacagagagtgtgtgtgtgtgtagaggGGGGGCTGGATTTGAGTTTCATACAACAGAGAGAGGAGATCGCGTGTGTGGGTTTTGCAGAAAAATCTAGGCGAGACAGAGAGAGGCGTGTTTGTGTGTTTGCATGTGGGTTTGGTCGAACTTACCAGTTTGGTCGAAGACTCGATCTGGCGGAGACGAAGCTTAGCCGACGGTCGCGAGTAGGAGAAGCTTGGATGGTGGTCGACGGtcgagacagagagagagaaatgaggagGAGATTCAGCGGTCGAAAGGAGCAGATGGGTGGCTGGTAGTCGCGCGATGAGAAAATGGGTAACCTGCGGCGAAGCGGTGAGCAGATGGGTGGCCGGCGGCAAAGAAACGGTGAGCAGATGGGTGGGTGGCCGATGACAATGGTGGCTCGCAATTGATTTTGGGTTGAGGTTAGGGATTTGGGTGGGTTTGATTTTGGAGTGGGCTAGGGATTTTGGGTTTGATTTTGGGGTGGGTTAGGGATGGATTAGGGATTTGGGTGGTTGATTTTGGGGATTTCATTTTACACGTGAGCTGCACGTACACTTGAGTTAACAGCGTTAAATTTTAGTAACTGTTGTTGTTAATTGCAACAAATTAAATGTATAAGGAggttttttgttataataaaaaacaaaagagggTAACTTGCACGCGACCCTAAATgtaagaaaattttatataatttatccaaaaacATATTCACTCTGCATAGTAACAAGTTCACATGGCTTGTTGATCATGTCCCTACACACTAAAGGCTGCATAATGGTATTATTACTAGCTAGTCTATATCATGCTAAAATTAGCACTCTTGTTTGATTTTACAAGTTCTTCACAAAAATCACATTCTTTTGATTAGATCATTCCAGATTCTTAAGTATTCAGTGCAATAAGATTTGAATGGACAAACCCACATAATAATAGATTTGGCAATAAGGTTTCTGAACAACTTTCAATCCTTGGAAGACAAACCATGTACAATCCTTAGTATATTTGAATGGACAACCCACATGCAAATTTTTGTTTCAGAACAAAACCAACCAAATCCATCCTCAATGGTTATGATTGACTAAAACATGGTCTTGCAACCCATTTATCGTAAcacaaaagcaaaaactttgtgATAGTCTCAAGCATTGTATTATATAAGCGATTTCCAATTTTAGTCGGACCAGTGCCGCTATGGCATTACAATCTTGTGACATTTACATTTACTATTATTTGTATTAGAGATCTCCAATCTCTAAATAGAAAATCACGATTAACCCTGGAAAACTCATCAATAAGGCAAGGAAATGGCAGAAGTTTGCTGCCATAAGGATAAAGAGAGTTTCATTTCAAAGAAAAAACAGAGATGTGGATTCAGGTAGCTGCAGTACTTCATCAGTGACTGATAAAGAATAGTTTGTTATCTACACATCTGATCAGAAGTGCTTCATGATTCCCCTAGTTTATCTTAACAATGAGATCCTGAGGGAGCTCTTCAAATAGTCCAAAGAAGAGTTTGGGCATCCAAGCTCAAGGCCAATCCATTGCTGTGTTTTGTAGGGATTATACCTCGCAAAACAACCACAAGATCCAAATGTAGAGTAAAGAAATCGCAAAATCAGCAAGTAAGAAATCAAAGAATAGAAACTGAACAGTAAGAACAACAAACTCCATGTTGATGCTCgacaatggagaagaagaaggtggattTTTAAGGCTCAGTGTTGATCGGTCTGACACCCACAAAAAGTAACCTAGAATCGACAACCCAAGAACCGCATTCAATCGACACCCAAAACTGCCTCAATTGTAAAACCCCCAATCGAGAATGACACACCCACATAAGGACGAAGAAACCCCACCGAGGACACCCAAAGGACACTAAGTTTTCTTCTCACtctcagctctctctctctctctctctctctctcgcattcGTTGCTCATCTCTCTCTTCTCGCATTCGTTGCTCATTCGGCACCCCTATCTTCACAATATAAAGATAACCTACCAAAAACCAGATAGAGATCTCCAAAGATGAGGATAACCATAGGGTTATCCTATAGGTTGAGATAAGATAAAGGGAGAAACAAACCTGCATTGGAATTGAGCAAAAGAACAGACGCGACACGACCATCttcaacaaaatgaagaaattgggTTAAGTTAAAGTATATGTATGGTGTGCTTCGGATAAGGCATTGTGAGGCTTAGACCAATGGGCTTGGTCCTTGGTTTGAGTAGTTGGGCCAAGCCCAGCTTTCCTCAATCACGAGGTAAATGTACTTGGGCTATCTTCTTGTAGGGTCACCTATTTGTGGGATTGAAcctctttataaaaaaaaaaactatcaatcCTGGACTGAAGCCTATGATATATAATTTACCCAACAATAACATCATCGCCTTGGATTTGTTGGGTATCACACCTCAACATGTTTCAATTTTCATAGAGTACATTTTGTCATTGATTCAGCATGGTGCAGCTAAAGATCTTGAGaaagtttttcttttgttaGTTGCTGTCGATTTCTTTTCATCTTCATTATCATATTTCCACCATGGAAAGACAAAATAACAATTGCTTGTATACTGAATTAACCTTGCTTCAGCCATGTAAATGATCAATGTAGTGAGTTAAAGACAATCTTAAAtactaattttgatatgaaagacctAAGACCTGCtaggaaaattctaggaatgacaatagagagagagagagagagaaaaaaaagagagagagaatttaaaTAAACCTTGAAAATTCATCAACATGACTATCTCATTAAAACTGTTCAAAGATTTGGTATGCATAACTGCAAAACCGTAGGAGTTCCTTTAGCTAGTCACTTTGCTCTATCTAAATCTCAATGCCTACTACAAGAAATGTGATGATTAGCTACGAATTTATAAGTGACAAgtaaaattttgtcactaataCTCTATCATTAGTGACAAAAAATTACTTTCGTCACCAAGCACATAATCATTTAGATGTTTAGTGACGAAACCTTTCATCACTAATGCTCTAAAATATTAGGATGacatcaaattatttcatttggcTACAACATCCATGATGCATTAGTGACGAATGTTTTTGTCACTAatggttttaaaaaataatgacaaataatttgATCATTAATTCTAAAACAGAAATATGAATATGTTACGCCAAAATTATTGACTTATCGATGACAAAACAGTTCTGTCACTAATGGTGTTAACTATTAGCAGCCAACTTTTTCGTCACCATTTTAAGGATATAAACCAATGCTGAAAATACTAGCTTattagtgacaaaata
This window of the Diospyros lotus cultivar Yz01 chromosome 5, ASM1463336v1, whole genome shotgun sequence genome carries:
- the LOC127802872 gene encoding uncharacterized protein LOC127802872 isoform X2, which gives rise to MYVNKYIDNIRDQPDWKTSAFANQVQRDHNVEVSRFKAYRAKKQAIAQIEGINLGQFAKVWDYCAAIRKHHPGRTMMVQSNMRVFQRMYVCLHACKKGFLAACRPIVCVDGCFLKGRFGGQLLCAIAKDGNENMYPIAFAIVEAETKDSWQWFMKLLLGDIRTFDDKGWVIMSDKQKGLEYVLKEYGCEHRFCVRHLYANFKLEFKGKSLKDELWNAARASTTHDFESHMARIKNLDCHAESWLRNKLQPWMWSRHAFDPRAKSDMLHNNLAETFNSFILEAWDKPILTLCETIRRMLMNRFIAKREGMINYKGPIRPRIQTKLEMVKKQASEWIIVPCGDGRFEVENAWRTRKLVDLNQKTCTCRQWDLTGIPCSHAVACIYKMRLVPEDFVHPYYSMETFRKAYAHNIDPIPGEEDWPKTNQNPLVAPKYNNGPGRPKKARKKAADEPINPYRVSRKGQSLKCGNCGAVGHNARGCKGVVNPNRKIRKKNQKATPRASQESGIVGSTAPTPSQQSMFYAASFTAPTPSQQSMFYAASSSCKNKKRITKRKKKSHNKYQEGKEAL
- the LOC127802872 gene encoding uncharacterized protein LOC127802872 isoform X1; translated protein: MYVNKYIDNIRDQPDWKTSAFANQVQRDHNVEVSRFKAYRAKKQAIAQIEGINLGQFAKVWDYCAAIRKHHPGRTMMVQSNMRVFQRMYVCLHACKKGFLAACRPIVCVDGCFLKGRFGGQLLCAIAKDGNENMYPIAFAIVEAETKDSWQWFMKLLLGDIRTFDDKGWVIMSDKQKGLEYVLKEYGCEHRFCVRHLYANFKLEFKGKSLKDELWNAARASTTHDFESHMARIKNLDCHAESWLRNKLQPWMWSRHAFDPRAKSDMLHNNLAETFNSFILEAWDKPILTLCETIRRMLMNRFIAKREGMINYKGPIRPRIQTKLEMVKKQASEWIIVPCGDGRFEVENAWRTRKLVDLNQKTCTCRQWDLTGIPCSHAVACIYKMRLVPEDFVHPYYSMETFRKAYAHNIDPIPGEEDWPKTNQNPLVAPKYNNGPGRPKKARKKAADEPINPYRVSRKGQSLKCGNCGAVGHNARGCKGVVNPNRKIRKKNQKATPRASQESVCHLVPYIIPLTCNLCINITANIYYIFLFILGHCGLYSPNPITAVNVLCSILYSPNPITTVHVLCSILFM